The Astatotilapia calliptera chromosome 19, fAstCal1.2, whole genome shotgun sequence DNA segment CCAAGTTGGCTACTTTACCATTTGTACAAACCAACGATCtttctgaaattaaaaaaaaacaactcgaTTTATGTGGGACTAATGCGCACACAGCTCTGGTAATGCATCCAACGGTTgggaataatgaagaacataACACTTAACAGAGTAAATTAATGGAATTACTGACAAAACTGCTCCAGTTAACGTTTTGGAAAAAGATGATTTCATTTTAGCAAGTCGTGAGCAACAGCGAAGCAGTATGTGGGGAGTGGAGTtgttaaaactgctttttatgACTGGCAGACTGCATTGAGACTCAATCAGAGGGACTACAGAGGACGTGGAAATAAACACTAAACAGATCTGATAACAAAAAATGGAAGAGAAAATAAATCTGACGGTTATCTACCAGGGTACTGCTATTGTGTTTCCTTCTTAGCTCTCTCTCCAAATGGGAAAACATTTATCTTGATTTAAGCCTAACAACAGTGGCTTgaacaaaatttttttttttaaaaaccccacATATCTATTAAAGTCTAGAAGCCTGAACCAAGTCTATTACCACTAAATAATAAGAACATTTACTCTCAGCCATTCAGGAGTTTCATCTTCAGCACTTACAAAAGTTTAAGCTCGGTCCTTTTGCTAATCATCCTTGCAATTACTCTTCTACATTGACACTCAGTAGACAGGCCTCCAGAcaccctttcctttttttgtgacatttattACACCCCATACCATCCCTCTCCAAACCTCCTCGCTCTTTCTGCACTAGTCTGACTTGTCTCCATCATCCCCTCTAGGTGCTCTCTCTGCGACATCTCTGGCCTTGTCCTCCTTCGCTAGCGGGGGCTGGCCGTGGGAGTAGTTGGCCAGgatggaggagagggacagcAGGCCGGAGCTGGAGGAGACGGCGGGCAGAGTGGGTGGGGTGAGGCCCAGGGGAAGCGGGGCTACTGGCAAAGCCAGGCCCTGAAGCTGGGACAGGTGTTGCACCTGAAGCTGTTgctgcaaaaacaacacattagaTAATATAAGTTTAccatctgtaaaaaaaagaagtgtgaacACTATAAAACTAGTGTGATTAGTTATCACACTTGCAGCACAAACTCCAAGCACGCAGGACTGTGGTGATCATTATGCTAAAGAAACCCAACGTGGCATTTTATCTCTGTTTCATATCTCTATTTCTCCAAATTTGCAGAAAGCAAACCACACCACATCATTTATTCTCTTGCTATTAATACGGTTAAACAGAagtgacacaaaaacaacaatgtggTAAATGTTGTTCACTCAGCCAATAGAAACCTGACAATTAGAAATAAGTGTTCACAGACAAATTTCCATCAATGAGGGAGCAAAACGGGCCCATCCCCAGTCAAAATTACCTAACCAGCATGCTACGAAGCAACATCTGGTGGACATTACAAATGACAAACTCACACGTATGATGGAGTTCATCTCAGGAGGTGTGACCTGCTTGGCTCTTTCAATAGCGCCCATGACTTGTTGTTGATGCTAAAACAAAGATCACAAGTTCAGAGACAAATACGCACAAGAAAAGCTTCGacaaaaacagatttcctctttaaaacagaaagttggagtaaaaaacaaagaaaagaaaactttctCATCAATATTATGCATCGACCACTTTGGGCGATTGTGGCtgaagagttgggagttcgccttgtaatcggaaggttgccggttcgagccccggcttggacagtctcggtcgttgtgtccttgggcaagacgcttcacccgttgcctactggtggtggtcagagggcccggtggcgccagtgtccggcagcctcgcctctgtcagtgcgccccagggtggctgtggctacaatgtagcttgccatcaccagtgtgtgaatgtgtgtgaatgggtggatgactggatatgtaaagtgctttggggtccttagggactagtaaagcgctatataaatacaggccatttaccatttgttccACACACTAGTTCAACTGCTTGCTAACACAGCCAATCACAAGGCAGCATTGGGCATTTAGTTATGTAGACATGACCAAGACAACCTGCTcgagttcaaactgagcatcatttagaGGAAAAAAGGCGACTTAAGTCGTGATTGTcggtctgagtatttcaaaaactgctgatctactgggattctCCCAAACAATCGTCTCTAGGGTTTACGGAGAATGgtgggaaaaagagaaaatatctagtgagcagcagttctctgggccaaaatgccttgttgatgccagagaagAATGACCAGACTGTTTCCAGATGGGTCCAATCTGGTACTCTCAACGTGTACCAAAATAAAAGTGCCAGTGGGTGTAAAGTTTAAGTAAAAGGTGAATCATTACCTCCTGTGACAGGTAAGGCAGCACCTGAGCACAGATCCCATTTAGTCTCTTCACTATTTCAGcctacaaaagaagaaaaacaaaaatggtcAGACcaacacacaaagaaagccgGGTTACTAgacggatggatgaatgaagaCGATGATTACCTGTTTGTGCATTTCAATGTTCAGCCCGTAGGACATTTCATAGTACTACAGTGCACAGAGGATGACAAGTAAAAGATTTAGAACACGCCTACACAaagacacgcgcacacacaacaACCCTTTTTGATTAATTACTCTCTCTTTCATGTATGCATTTTATACTCTATTTTGAGATGTGTAGTCATTTTTTATCTGTGCCTCATCATGCAGTGAGTAAACCTGAGGATTTCTGCATATCTATTGCGACACTATGAGACTGTGGTGGGagatttaaaaactaaatatgCAGCATACCACAGAAATGAGTTACCACACTTACCATGATATAGTGACGCTGCATCTCTGACTTTTCAGAAGCCAGCTTATCGcactccagcttcaaactgggTAAGAAGTGTAGAAATATAATATGAGAAAGAGCAGCTCGAAAGCAAAATGTATGTATTCATCCTGTTTGGGGATAACTGCACTTTGGGGGAATTATACTAATTCCACAACTTGTCTTGTTTACTCTGAGCTAAGCTGACAGCCTGCTGGCTTAAGCTTCATGTTTAGAATACAGACATGAGAATTATATCAATCCTCTCATCTACTTTTCAGCAAAAAAAGGGCATTCAGCATTTACTGTAATATGAAACCATTTGTTTAAATAaccttacaataataaaatgaacattccttaaatatatttatttaccgGATACCCATATCT contains these protein-coding regions:
- the LOC113012333 gene encoding amino-terminal enhancer of split-like, producing MMFPQSRHSASSQSSQPLKFTTSDSCDRIKDEFQFLQAQYHSLKLECDKLASEKSEMQRHYIMYYEMSYGLNIEMHKQAEIVKRLNGICAQVLPYLSQEHQQQVMGAIERAKQVTPPEMNSIIRQQLQVQHLSQLQGLALPVAPLPLGLTPPTLPAVSSSSGLLSLSSILANYSHGQPPLAKEDKARDVAERAPRGDDGDKSD